Proteins co-encoded in one Fusarium musae strain F31 chromosome 3, whole genome shotgun sequence genomic window:
- a CDS encoding hypothetical protein (MEROPS:MER0066916) gives MISLTVGVLALQGGFAEHVDLVRKAAEYLSSTEGISKTKFHCIEVRTKEELDQCDALIIPGGESTTISFVAAQSGLLEPLRDFVKVQKRPVWGTCAGLILLSDEANATKKGGQELIGGLAVRVHRNHFGRQMESFESGMNLPFLNDNKPFPGVFIRAPVVEEVIGSSDDGRPPVEVLAKLPGRVDKMKSGISQANTKDDSGDIVAVRQGNILGTSFHPELTKDERIHVWWLKEILNQQ, from the exons ATGATCAGTCTTACGGTCGGTGTCTTGGCCCTTCAGGGTGGTTTTGCTGAGCATGTCGATCTTGTGAGAAAGGCGGCTGAGTATCTTTCTTCTACGGAGGGTATTTCCAAGACGAAATTTCACTGTATTGAAGTTCGCACAAAGGAAGAGCTCGATCAGTGTGATGCTCTTATCATTCCTGGTGGCGAGAGTACAACCATCTCTTTCGTCGCCGCTCAATCTGGTCTCCTCGAGCCATTGAGAGATTTCGTCAA AGTCCAGAAGAGGCCAGTCTGGGGAACCTGCGCCGGTCTTATCCTCTTATCAGACGAGGCAAATGCCACCAAGAAAGGTGGTCAAGAACTCATCGGCGGTCTCGCGGTCCGCGTTCACCGCAATCACTTTGGTCGTCAAATGGAGAGTTTCGAGTCAGGAATGAACCTCCCCTTCTTGAACGACAACAAACCCTTCCCTGGAGTGTTCATCCGCGCGCCTGTCGTGGAAGAGGTTATCGGCTCATCTGACGATGGACGACCACCGGTTGAAGTCCTGGCCAAGTTACCAGGTCGAGTAGATAAGATGAAGTCTGGCATATCACAAGCCAATACCAAGGACGATTCAGGAGATATCGTTGCTGTTAGACAGGGGAATATTCTGGGAACAAGCTTTCACCCCGAATTGACGAAGGACGAGAGGATACACGTGTGGTGGTTGAAGGAGATTCTCAACCAGCAATAG
- a CDS encoding hypothetical protein (EggNog:ENOG41), with product MEGDGFSVISLTSLGSSISHRVLSSAEELNELNTALEVPDERLSSFATRLYQLHQHVGVLETALNSASAISGRLQTTISQSLGSCDVVATVLNKQVMRLQAETLPLMDEVFLVVYSDAIVAFSRLFAFYAKVLSIEVRDDQDSTLDTKSGREIFDHVNRACQKASQTKDILFTGSQNDSYASSSKGPLPGDIEPPPYEPAQPSSAQSPGCESPSGSSGFAKGLSSLTHSFKAMTAGLWPKPDPLSTALCQAALRGDVQQMSGLLAQGANINGRNGEGNSPLGCAILANQEDAVRFLIGSGADTNGKDMKIPPVFLAASVGSIGVAKMLIDQGTWNVNAASWSGQSYFVDVCNSENLEGIQLLLDNGAKPNTTNTSGRPVLAQAVKKGNLELVRMLLQHGANPDTSDLSGNSLLSIAASQDRMDMMKLLLESGTNASSKNLSGLSVLADAIAKRKLDMAELLLKHGANASAKDLVGHPILVIALRDSKLSQNDKVRVVKMLLDHGASPNVSDGTWGVAAICFAMETGNTDLVKMMLAAGSNTKKKMSSGETLLLYAIENGKRDQAKLLLEAGADANAADKKGRTPLMQAISRRDTELIRVLKAHGADMNVGGCISPAELAQSMGDLEILQILGFGSSSQGGPARTHSPPPPGYDAAMGKV from the exons ATGGAAGGAGACGGCTTCTCAGTTATTTCACTGACCTCGCTCGGCTCGAGTATTTCTCACCGCGTGTTATCCAGCGCCGAAGAGCTCAATGAATTGAACACGGCGCTTGAAGTCCCCGACGAGCGATTGTCTTCGTTTGCGACGAGGCTGtatcagcttcatcagcatGTGGGAGTTCTCGAGACTGCGCTGAATAGCGCTAGTGCTATTTCGGGTCGGTTGCAGACGACGATAAGTCAGAGTCTGGGATCGTGCGATGTTGTCGCGACGGTGTTGAATAAGCAGGTTATGAGACTGCAGGCCGAGACGCTGCCGTTGATGGATGAGGTGTTTTTGGTGGTCTATAGTGATGCTATTGTTGCGTTTTCACGACTATTTGCGTTTTACGCAAAGGTGCTGTCGAT CGAAGTTCGGGATGATCAGGATTCTACTCTTGATACAAAGAGTGGAAGAGAGATCTTTGATCATGTTAACAGAGCTTGTCAAAAGGCTTCGCAGACAAAAGATATTCTCTTCACTGGATCGCAGAACGACTCTTATGCATCGAGTAGTAAAGGGCCTCTTCCTGGCGATATCGAACCTCCGCCTTATGAACCAGcacagccttcttcagctcaatcGCCGGGCTGCGAGTCACCAAGTGGATCTTCCGGTTTTGCCAAGGGTCTGTCTTCTTTGACACATTCGTTCAAGGCCATGACAGCTGGTCTCTGGCCCAAGCCCGATCCTTTATCCACAGCCCTTTGTCAAGCAGCTCTTCGCGGTGATGTTCAGCAGATGAGTGGTCTACTCGCACAAGGAGCGAACATCAATGGCCGAAACGGAGAGGGCAACTCACCTCTTGGCTGTGCTATCCTGGCCAACCAAGAAGACGCTGTGCGGTTCCTTATCGGCTCTGGTGCCGACACCAACGGCAAAGATATGAAGATCCCACCGGTCTTTCTGGCCGCATCAGTCGGAAGCATTGGCGTTGCAAAGATGCTCATCGACCAGGGAACATGGAACGTCAACGCTGCCAGCTGGTCTGGACAATCATACTTTGTCGATGTATGTAACAGTGAGAACCTGGAGGGTATTCAACTTCTTTTGGACAACGGAGCCAAgccaaacaccaccaacacctctGGACGACCGGTTCTCGCACAGGCTGTCAAGAAGGGTAACTTGGAGCTTGTTAGGATGCTGCTTCAACACGGCGCGAATCCCGATACTAGCGATCTCTCGGGTAATTCGCTGTTGTCTATTGCAGCGAGCCAGGACCGTATGGATATGATGAAGCTCCTTCTTGAAAGTGGCACAAATGCAAGCTCAAAGAATCTGAGTGGATTATCTGTGCTAGCAGACGCTATTGCAAAGAGAAAACTAGACATGGCAGAACTTCTCCTTAAACACGGCGCCAACGCCAGCGCCAAGGATCTCGTCGGCCACCCAATTCTCGTGATCGCCCTCCGCGACAGCAAACTCTCCCAAAACGACAAAGTCCGAGTCGTCAAAATGCTCCTCGACCACGGGGCTTCACCAAATGTATCAGACGGAACATGGGGCGTCGCAGCGATATGCTTCGCAATGGAGACAGGCAACACGGACCTcgtgaagatgatgctcgCAGCTGGctccaacaccaagaagaagatgagcagCGGCGAGACACTCTTGCTATACGCTATTGAGAATGGGAAGAGGGATCAGGCtaagcttcttcttgaagctggCGCTGATGCTAATGCGGCGGATAAGAAGGGCAGAACGCCGTTGATGCAGGCTATTTCGAGGAGGGATACGGAGTTGATAAGGGTTCTGAAAGCACATGGCGCTGATATGAATGTTGGGGGATGTATTTCACCGGCGGAGCTGGCGCAGTCGATGGGCGATCTTGAGATTCTGCAGATTTTGGGCTTTGGATCTTCTTCACAGGGAGGACCAGCTCGAACGCATTCACCACCGCCGCCTGGGTATGATGCAGCTATGGGCAAGGTATAA
- the PDX1 gene encoding pyridoxine biosynthesis protein (BUSCO:EOG09263MIB) — protein MTNDSSNTGAASNGEAKSSFTVKAGLAQMLKGGVIMDVTNAEQARIAEEAGACAVMALERVPADIRKDGGVARMSDPAMIKQIQEAVTIPVMAKARIGHFVECQILEALGVDYIDESEVLTPADDESHVEKSTFGVPFVCGCRNLGEALRRIAEGAAMIRTKGEAGTGDVVEAVRHMKTVNKQIAQAKAALAEGGIIRIRELARELEVDAELLRQTAELGRLPVVNFAAGGVATPADAALMMQLGCDGVFVGSGIFKSGDPAKRAKAIVRATTHYKDAKVLAETSTGLGEAMVGINCDSMKPEEKLAGRGW, from the coding sequence ATGACCAACGACTCCTCCAACACTGGTGCCGCCTCCAATGGCGAGGCCAAGTCCTCCTTCACCGTCAAGGCCGGCCTCGCCCAGATGCTCAAGGGCGGCGTCATCATGGACGTCACAAACGCTGAGCAGGCCCGCATCGCCGAAGAAGCCGGCGCCTGCGCCGTCATGGCCCTCGAGCGAGTCCCCGCCGACATCCGCAAAGACGGCGGCGTAGCCCGCATGTCAGACCCCGCCATGATCAAGCAGATCCAAGAAGCCGTCACCATCCCCGTCATGGCAAAGGCCCGCATCGGTCACTTTGTCGAGTGTCAGATCCTCGAGGCTCTTGGTGTCGACTACATCGACGAGTCTGAGGTCCTCACACCCGCTGATGACGAGAGCCACGTTGAGAAGAGCACTTTTGGTGTTCCGTTTGTTTGTGGGTGCAGAAACCTCGGTGAGGCGCTGCGACGAATTGCAGAGGGCGCTGCTATGATCCGAACAAAGGGCGAGGCTGGCACCGGCGATGTCGTCGAGGCCGTGCGACACATGAAGACAGTCAACAAGCAGATCGCACAAGCCAAGGCCGCGCTCGCAGAGGGCGGCATCATCCGCATCCGCGAACTCGCCCGCGAGCTCGAAGTCGACGCCGAACTCCTCCGCCAGACCGCAGAGCTAGGCCGTCTGCCCGTCGTCAACTTCGCCGCCGGCGGAGTCGCCACGCCCGCTGACGCCGCGCTCATGATGCAGCTCGGCTGCGACGGAGTCTTTGTGGGAAGCGGTATTTTCAAGTCGGGCGACCCTGCGAAGCGGGCCAAGGCCATCGTGCGTGCGACTACACACTACAAGGATGCCAAGGTGCTGGCTGAGACTAGCACGGGGCTTGGCGAGGCTATGGTGGGAATTAACTGCGATAGCATGAAGcctgaggagaagcttgctgGACGAGGATGGTAG
- a CDS encoding hypothetical protein (EggNog:ENOG41): protein MSARIARSSMALRPSLSIQRGFRTTRLLQHNEKEPIGPKATEKPEAKGGNAQIVMLGSLGLAIGAFFFLLTGNPEKAKEQPIDGTSKPHERLRG from the exons ATGTCTGCACGCATTGCTCGATCttcaatggccttgaggCCCTCTCTCTCAATCCAGCGAGGTTTCCGCACAACGAGATTGCTTCAACATAACGAGAAGGAACCTATTGGACCAAAAGCTACAGAAAAGCCCGAGGCCAAGGGCGGCAA CGCTCAGATCGTCATGTTGGGAAGTCTTGGTCTCGCAATCGGTgcattcttcttcctccttacGGGGAACCCTGAGAAAGCAAAGGAACAACCTATCGATGGCACGTCAAAGCCACACGAGAGACTCCGGGGTTAG
- a CDS encoding hypothetical protein (EggNog:ENOG41), protein MADMSYEDTQHLLDSITDTNFDQRLNDHMDGNATEEVDEDTKVDMLTGLNTAFQNPRAQHGIASEALLASNPFDKEFMEAYNAENARTQASSGSDAQLSGPHNNGSTITDDDSQLPVSSAVTPATQFSSPMNPEDYLPESFQTQPYPPLNNQPQAYPVPMGQPFYDQTALQQMQPQQMQPFAVRQPGLGGRRMRQTQYPQQQLLFSMNNQIHEPLPGQVSHPPFPVPQPRVPPSQGAPRKGPAPSEPTRHKIPTNPANISPHTLEQQSLLSELQHFTHEYQGYITNPVQARQIGNLFLSLAHHEVTVTPPEMDPTFPRTNEAYRARVQELFMAIVDWSNPRGWRTKMGSKLAVQWVEEVKAYRKSVGLSVEPSDMLDHQIEPPLDRMPPVNEQWKNVVHRQLSNIEIEILSSKILDNKVLIHSALRSSWLSRITNSPVAELVRKENNKAGNDKKRNAASRLSGKGAKRPQNEESEDEGGGRKVKRKRY, encoded by the exons ATGGCAGACATGTCTTATGAAGACACTCAACACCTTCTTGACTCTATTACCGACACGAACTTTGACCAGCGTCTGAATGATCACATGGATGGCAATGCTACTGAggaagttgatgaagatACAAAGGTAGATATGCTCACGGGTCTCAACACCGCCTTTCAGAACCCTCGTGCCCAACATGGAATCGCGAGCGAGGCTCTCCTAGCCTCTAACCCTTTTGATAAGGAGTTCATGGAGGCATATAACGCTGAAAATGCTCggactcaagcttcttcagggTCCGATGCACAGTTGAGTGGTCCCCACAACAATGGCAGTACTATCACCGACGATGATAGTCAACTTCCTGTCTCTTCAGCCGTCACACCTGCGACTCAGTTTTCTTCACCTATGAATCCTGAGGACTACTTGCCCGAGTCATTTCAGACACAGCCATATCCACCTCTTAATAACCAGCCTCAGGCCTACCCTGTTCCGATGGGTCAGCCATTCTATGATCAGACGGCCCTTCAACAAATGCAGCCTCAGCAAATGCAGCCCTTTGCAGTACGACAACCTGGTCTTGGCGGACGTCGGATGAGACAAACTCAAtaccctcagcagcaacTCTTGTTCTCTATGAACAACCAAATTCATGAACCTCTCCCTGGGCAAGTATCTCACCCGCCCTTCCCAGTACCTCAACCTCGCGTACCCCCCTCTCAAGGGGCACCTCGCAAGGGTCCTGCTCCCAGCGAACCAACCCGTCACAAGATCCCAACCAACCCAGCCAACATCAGCCCCCACACTCTAGAGCAACAATCACTCCTCTCAGAGCTGCAGCACTTCACTCACGAATATCAGGGCTACATCACCAACCCAGTCCAAGCTCGCCAAATAGGcaatctcttcctctccctcgCACACCATGAGGTCACAGTTACACCGCCAGAAATGGATCCCACATTCCCCCGAACCAACGAAGCGTATCGCGCTCGTGTGCAGGAACTCTTCATGGCTATTGTGGACTGGTCGAATCCTAGGGGGTGGCGAACGAAGATGGGGTCGAAGCTTGCTGTTCAGTGGGTTGAGGAAGTCAAGGCCTATCGAAAGAGTGTTGGACTTTCTGTTGAGCCGTCTGATATGCTTGATCACCAGATCGAACCTCCTCTGGATAGGATGCCTCCTGTGAATGAGCAGTGGAAGAATGTCGTTCATCGTCAGTTGTCCAacattgagattgagattctcAGTTCCAAGATTCTC GACAACAAGGTTTTGATTCACTCAGCTCTACGCTCATCGTGGCTCTCCCGAATCACCAACTCTCCAGTTGCCGAGCTTGTC CGCAAGGAGAACAACAAAGCTGGCAATGACAAGAAGCGAAATGCTGCTAGTCGTCTGAGTGGCAAGGGTGCGAAGAGACCTCAGAATGAAGAGagtgaagatgaaggggGCGGTAGAAAGGTCAAGAGGAAGCGATACTGA